One genomic window of Lytechinus variegatus isolate NC3 chromosome 1, Lvar_3.0, whole genome shotgun sequence includes the following:
- the LOC121428386 gene encoding uncharacterized protein LOC121428386 isoform X1: MKAGSHKEKRNSGADVQMRMPSAKPPSSNSRDVRELSGRKEATGLMGRMRRTLKRGGTKSPKEDPAGQVLSGYQKNLGNGVVVNPSVGHGLSGDLQPSSRLDNDPDRISLNGRTSHCIYHNGCDIRNGNDVERRDTDMDHHCLVKHGRGNEHSNGRFSQNGSNGPLSDKDSSSNQSSYSGVSMFDKQGARPKTGLYRKKSSGVGKNFELGSVVLNVQANRCGNEGKGNNVDVKLSVGGLMGDESESDSIVPLQRKASVRNDISVNIVPSGGLPPNSDVTVNCSVNVHCHFTGMEEDSVEVEQNGAGSDTDSRTMQQNGIMSSAELEPLVIQMTHQPDIEPLNNPRTPHIAEVMMKDSLASLDSESSDRHHKSSSDSLHRESKTQRKGNSEQTANGDLNNKVAKDKLKKDKFEEVVLLPKDSQIVDVVTTQKNPACDESDMRFQYNLPRSVSDGAAILASYRSDESFKEKSMYGPAIDRRTKPKSGFGDYAQPEGSQDDDESPPPIPPRMSMVLDEESKKAEWETEPTHMCLPALMNGLYSDDGGTSASLRSKSLPRHSSLNDVSLDPSIPRRSKTAHLKNRVSQLFKTPRRKSCAFPDRPLPDVPGNKSIVQSRENRRSNIQRPQSLYCPTDGRNQIVPPPPARPSPQRPSAGPRLTPQRPGQENMVVIERREGFPTKDEVAKCQGMFASSLRRISECGWYWGPMSWDDAEMRLENTPDGSFLVRDSSDDRHILSLTFRVQGSTHHTRIEHHNGKFSFWSQPTTHGSSSIVEFIEEAMRHSRNGRFLYFLRPRWPGLPPVPLQLLYPISRFQKARSLQHMCRFVIRRHVRLDHIDALPLPRRLKEYLREGQYYTPDDIKP; this comes from the exons ATGAAAGCTGGTAGCCACAAGGAAAAAAG GAACTCTGGGGCTGATGTGCAGATGAGAATGCCCTCAGCCAAGCCCCCATCCTCCAACAGCCGTGATGTTCGAGAACTATCAGGGAGAAAGGAAGCCACAGGGTTGATGGGAAGGATGAGGCGGACGTTGAAACGAGGGGGCACCAAGTCTCCAAAAGAAGATCCTGCAGGACAGGTATTATCAGGATATCAGAAGAACCTAGGAAATGGTGTCGTAGTAAATCCATCTGTTGGTCATGGGTTGAGTGGAGACTTACAACCATCATCAAGACTTGATAATGATCCAGACAGGATCTCACTGAATGGAAGAACAAGCCATTGTATTTATCATAATGGATGCGATATCAGAAATGGAAATGACGTGGAAAGGCGAGATACTGATATGGATCACCATTGTCTTGTTAAACATGGGAGGGGAAATGAACATTCAAATGGAAGATTCTCACAGAATGGTAGCAATGGTCCACTGTCGGACAAGGATTCAAGCAGCAATCAGAGTTCTTACAGTGGTGTTTCTATGTTTGATAAGCAGGGAGCTCGTCCCAAAACCGGATTGTATCGCAAGAAGAGCAGTGGGGTTGGTAAAAACTTTGAGTTGGGAAGCGTTGTTTTGAATGTTCAGGCAAATCGCTGTGGAAATGAAGGTAAAGGAAACAATGTAGATGTGAAGTTGAGTGTTGGAGGTTTGATGGGAGATGAAAGCGAATCAGATTCCATTGTGCCTTTACAACGGAAAGCATCTGTCAGAAATGACATCTCAGTAAACATTGTCCCCAGTGGAGGACTGCCACCCAACTCCGATGTGACTGTCAATTGCTCTGTTAATGTACATTGTCATTTTACAGGGATGGAGGAAGACAGTGTGGAAGTTGAGCAAAATGGAGCAGGAAGTGACACTGACTCCAGGACAATGCAACAGAATGGAATCATGTCAAGTGCCGAGTTAGAACCTCTAGTAATACAGATGACACACCAACCTGATATTGAACCTCTAAACAACCCTCGTACACCTCACATAGCTGAAGTCATGATGAAAGATAGCCTGGCAAGTTTAGATAGTGAATCTTCGGACCGACACCACAAAAGTTCATCAGATTCGCTTCATAGGGAATCAAAGACGCAACGTAAGGGTAATTCAGAACAAACTGCAAATGGGgacttaaacaacaaagttgcgaaagacaaattgaaaaaGGATAAATTTGAGGAAGTTGTCCTCTTGCCAAAGGATAGTCAAATTGTAGATGTTGTTACAACTCAGAAAAATCCAGCATGTGACGAGAGCGATATGAGGTTTCAATATAACCTTCCAAGATCAGTGTCTGATGGAGCAGCAATTTTAGCCAGCTACAGAAGTGATGaatcttttaaagaaaaaagtatgTATGGACCAGCAATAGACCGTAGAACAAAACCCAAATCTGGTTTTGGAGACTATGCTCAACCTGAAGGAAgtcaagatgatgatgaatcaCCTCCACCTATTCCTCCTCGTATGTCAATGGTCTTAGATGAGGAATCCAAGAAGGCTGAGTGGGAGACAGAGCCAACTCATATGTGTCTACCTGCTCTTATGAATGGTCTTTATAGTGATGATGGAGGAACCAGTGCATCTTTGCGAAGTAAATCACTTCCACGCCACTCCTCCCTAAATGATGTCTCTCTTGACCCTAGCATCCCACGCCGTTCAAAGACGGCTCACCTAAAGAACAGAGTGTCTCAGCTCTTTAAGACTCCCCGTCGTAAGTCCTGTGCTTTCCCTGACAGACCCTTACCGGACGTACCAGGCAACAAATCGATAGTCCAGTCACGAGAGAATCGAAGGAGTAATATCCAGAGACCGCAGTCTCTCTATTGCCCTACAGATGGTAGGAACCAAATAGTACCTCCACCACCTGCTAGACCTAGTCCTCAAAGACCATCTGCAGGTCCTAGACTGACACCCCAAAGACCAGGTCAAG AGAACATGGTCGTGATTGAGAGAAGAGAGGGCTTTCCTACTAAGGATGAAGTTGCTAAATGCCAGGGAATGTTTGCATCAAGTTTAAGAAGGATTAGTGAG TGCGGCTGGTACTGGGGTCCAATGAGTTGGGATGATGCTGAGATGAGATTAGAGAATACTCCAGATGGTTCCTTCTTGGTACGAGATAGTTCAGATGATCGTCATATACTCAGCTTAACATTCAGAGTTCAAGGCAGCACACATCACACACGCATTGAACATCATAATG GCAAGTTCAGCTTCTGGTCCCAACCAACCACTCATGGGAGTTCATCTATCGTAGAATTTATAGAGGAAGCGATGCGCCACTCTAGGAATGGCCGCTTCCTCTACTTCCTTCGCCCAAGATGGCCAGGACTCCCTCCCGTCCCTCTTCAGCTTCTTTATCCAATCTCTCGGTTCCAGAAAGCTCGCTCCCTCCAGCACATGTGCCGCTTTGTCATCCGCCGACACGTCCGGCTCGACCATATTGATGCCCTACCGTTGCCAAGGCGACTGAAGGAGTATCTACGGGAAGGGCAGTATTATACCCCAGATGATATTAAGCCCTAA
- the LOC121428386 gene encoding uncharacterized protein LOC121428386 isoform X2, with product MRMPSAKPPSSNSRDVRELSGRKEATGLMGRMRRTLKRGGTKSPKEDPAGQVLSGYQKNLGNGVVVNPSVGHGLSGDLQPSSRLDNDPDRISLNGRTSHCIYHNGCDIRNGNDVERRDTDMDHHCLVKHGRGNEHSNGRFSQNGSNGPLSDKDSSSNQSSYSGVSMFDKQGARPKTGLYRKKSSGVGKNFELGSVVLNVQANRCGNEGKGNNVDVKLSVGGLMGDESESDSIVPLQRKASVRNDISVNIVPSGGLPPNSDVTVNCSVNVHCHFTGMEEDSVEVEQNGAGSDTDSRTMQQNGIMSSAELEPLVIQMTHQPDIEPLNNPRTPHIAEVMMKDSLASLDSESSDRHHKSSSDSLHRESKTQRKGNSEQTANGDLNNKVAKDKLKKDKFEEVVLLPKDSQIVDVVTTQKNPACDESDMRFQYNLPRSVSDGAAILASYRSDESFKEKSMYGPAIDRRTKPKSGFGDYAQPEGSQDDDESPPPIPPRMSMVLDEESKKAEWETEPTHMCLPALMNGLYSDDGGTSASLRSKSLPRHSSLNDVSLDPSIPRRSKTAHLKNRVSQLFKTPRRKSCAFPDRPLPDVPGNKSIVQSRENRRSNIQRPQSLYCPTDGRNQIVPPPPARPSPQRPSAGPRLTPQRPGQENMVVIERREGFPTKDEVAKCQGMFASSLRRISECGWYWGPMSWDDAEMRLENTPDGSFLVRDSSDDRHILSLTFRVQGSTHHTRIEHHNGKFSFWSQPTTHGSSSIVEFIEEAMRHSRNGRFLYFLRPRWPGLPPVPLQLLYPISRFQKARSLQHMCRFVIRRHVRLDHIDALPLPRRLKEYLREGQYYTPDDIKP from the exons ATGAGAATGCCCTCAGCCAAGCCCCCATCCTCCAACAGCCGTGATGTTCGAGAACTATCAGGGAGAAAGGAAGCCACAGGGTTGATGGGAAGGATGAGGCGGACGTTGAAACGAGGGGGCACCAAGTCTCCAAAAGAAGATCCTGCAGGACAGGTATTATCAGGATATCAGAAGAACCTAGGAAATGGTGTCGTAGTAAATCCATCTGTTGGTCATGGGTTGAGTGGAGACTTACAACCATCATCAAGACTTGATAATGATCCAGACAGGATCTCACTGAATGGAAGAACAAGCCATTGTATTTATCATAATGGATGCGATATCAGAAATGGAAATGACGTGGAAAGGCGAGATACTGATATGGATCACCATTGTCTTGTTAAACATGGGAGGGGAAATGAACATTCAAATGGAAGATTCTCACAGAATGGTAGCAATGGTCCACTGTCGGACAAGGATTCAAGCAGCAATCAGAGTTCTTACAGTGGTGTTTCTATGTTTGATAAGCAGGGAGCTCGTCCCAAAACCGGATTGTATCGCAAGAAGAGCAGTGGGGTTGGTAAAAACTTTGAGTTGGGAAGCGTTGTTTTGAATGTTCAGGCAAATCGCTGTGGAAATGAAGGTAAAGGAAACAATGTAGATGTGAAGTTGAGTGTTGGAGGTTTGATGGGAGATGAAAGCGAATCAGATTCCATTGTGCCTTTACAACGGAAAGCATCTGTCAGAAATGACATCTCAGTAAACATTGTCCCCAGTGGAGGACTGCCACCCAACTCCGATGTGACTGTCAATTGCTCTGTTAATGTACATTGTCATTTTACAGGGATGGAGGAAGACAGTGTGGAAGTTGAGCAAAATGGAGCAGGAAGTGACACTGACTCCAGGACAATGCAACAGAATGGAATCATGTCAAGTGCCGAGTTAGAACCTCTAGTAATACAGATGACACACCAACCTGATATTGAACCTCTAAACAACCCTCGTACACCTCACATAGCTGAAGTCATGATGAAAGATAGCCTGGCAAGTTTAGATAGTGAATCTTCGGACCGACACCACAAAAGTTCATCAGATTCGCTTCATAGGGAATCAAAGACGCAACGTAAGGGTAATTCAGAACAAACTGCAAATGGGgacttaaacaacaaagttgcgaaagacaaattgaaaaaGGATAAATTTGAGGAAGTTGTCCTCTTGCCAAAGGATAGTCAAATTGTAGATGTTGTTACAACTCAGAAAAATCCAGCATGTGACGAGAGCGATATGAGGTTTCAATATAACCTTCCAAGATCAGTGTCTGATGGAGCAGCAATTTTAGCCAGCTACAGAAGTGATGaatcttttaaagaaaaaagtatgTATGGACCAGCAATAGACCGTAGAACAAAACCCAAATCTGGTTTTGGAGACTATGCTCAACCTGAAGGAAgtcaagatgatgatgaatcaCCTCCACCTATTCCTCCTCGTATGTCAATGGTCTTAGATGAGGAATCCAAGAAGGCTGAGTGGGAGACAGAGCCAACTCATATGTGTCTACCTGCTCTTATGAATGGTCTTTATAGTGATGATGGAGGAACCAGTGCATCTTTGCGAAGTAAATCACTTCCACGCCACTCCTCCCTAAATGATGTCTCTCTTGACCCTAGCATCCCACGCCGTTCAAAGACGGCTCACCTAAAGAACAGAGTGTCTCAGCTCTTTAAGACTCCCCGTCGTAAGTCCTGTGCTTTCCCTGACAGACCCTTACCGGACGTACCAGGCAACAAATCGATAGTCCAGTCACGAGAGAATCGAAGGAGTAATATCCAGAGACCGCAGTCTCTCTATTGCCCTACAGATGGTAGGAACCAAATAGTACCTCCACCACCTGCTAGACCTAGTCCTCAAAGACCATCTGCAGGTCCTAGACTGACACCCCAAAGACCAGGTCAAG AGAACATGGTCGTGATTGAGAGAAGAGAGGGCTTTCCTACTAAGGATGAAGTTGCTAAATGCCAGGGAATGTTTGCATCAAGTTTAAGAAGGATTAGTGAG TGCGGCTGGTACTGGGGTCCAATGAGTTGGGATGATGCTGAGATGAGATTAGAGAATACTCCAGATGGTTCCTTCTTGGTACGAGATAGTTCAGATGATCGTCATATACTCAGCTTAACATTCAGAGTTCAAGGCAGCACACATCACACACGCATTGAACATCATAATG GCAAGTTCAGCTTCTGGTCCCAACCAACCACTCATGGGAGTTCATCTATCGTAGAATTTATAGAGGAAGCGATGCGCCACTCTAGGAATGGCCGCTTCCTCTACTTCCTTCGCCCAAGATGGCCAGGACTCCCTCCCGTCCCTCTTCAGCTTCTTTATCCAATCTCTCGGTTCCAGAAAGCTCGCTCCCTCCAGCACATGTGCCGCTTTGTCATCCGCCGACACGTCCGGCTCGACCATATTGATGCCCTACCGTTGCCAAGGCGACTGAAGGAGTATCTACGGGAAGGGCAGTATTATACCCCAGATGATATTAAGCCCTAA